The proteins below are encoded in one region of Triticum aestivum cultivar Chinese Spring chromosome 1B, IWGSC CS RefSeq v2.1, whole genome shotgun sequence:
- the LOC123138580 gene encoding probable indole-3-acetic acid-amido synthetase GH3.4, with protein MPEAPMAVPGTAAGAGGGVCWEEAHRQVLDLIERVTRCAGEIQRQVLVEILAQNAPAEYLRRIGVPGAAPGADDAFRRLAPLTTYEDILPDVIRIANGDSSPILSGKPIREFLTSSGTSGGERKLMPTIEEEMDRRSMLYSLLMPVMSQAMPGLDKGKAMYLYFVKAESRTPGGLPARPVLTSFYRSRHFLERPHDPYTVHTSPDEAILCVDAYQSMYAQLLCGLVHRADVLRVGAVFASGFLRAIHFLEKHWERLCRDIRTGELDAEITDRAMRAAVGRVLRPDPALADAIEDACKRSSWKGVIRRVWPNTKYIDVIVTGAMAQYIPTLDYYGGGLPLACTMYASSECYFGLNLNPICSPADVAYTLIPTMCYFEFLPVQSGSSAAAGEPDHRDLVNLVDVKLGKEYELVVTTYSGLYRYRVGDVLRVAGFKNAAPMFNFLRRKNVALSVDADKTDEAELHAAVSSAVQHLEPFGASLVEYTSYADASTIPGHYVLFWELRAGGGSTTPVPAFVFEDCCLAVEESLNSVYRQCRAADRSIGPLEIRVVSEGTFDKLMDLALSRGASINQYKAPRCVRPGQVVELLDGRVEGRYFSPKCPKWSPGNAQWTGGHGKTLSTS; from the exons ATGCCGGAAGCGCCGATGGCCGTGCCGGGCACGGCGGCGGGTGCGGGGGGCGGGGTCTGCTGGGAGGAGGCGCACCGCCAGGTGCTCGACCTCATCGAGCGCGTGACCCGGTGCGCGGGGGAGATACAGCGGCAGGTGCTGGTGGAGATCCTGGCGCAGAACGCGCCGGCCGAGTACCTGCGCCGCATCGGCGTCCCGGGCGCCGCCCCCGGCGCCGACGACGCattccgccgcctcgcgccgctcaCCACCTACGAGGACATCCTCCCCGACGTCATCCGCATCGCCAACGGCGACTCCTCGCCCATCCTCTCCGGCAAGCCCATCAGAGAGTTCCTCACTAg CTCCGGCACGTCGGGAGGGGAGCGGAAGCTGATGCCCACCATCGAGGAGGAGATGGACCGCCGGTCCATGCTGTACAGCCTGCTCATGCCGGTCATGAGCCAGGCCATGCCGGGGCTCGACAAGGGCAAGGCCATGTACCTCTACTTCGTCAAGGCCGAGTCGCGCACGCCGGGCGGGCTGCCGGCGAGGCCCGTCCTCACCAGCTTCTACCGGAGCCGCCATTTCCTGGAGCGCCCCCACGACCCCTACACCGTGCACACCAGCCCCGACGAGGCCATCCTGTGCGTCGACGCGTACCAGAGCATGTACGCGCAGCTGCTCTGCGGCCTCGTCCACCGCGCGGACGTGCTCCGCGTCGGCGCGGTCTTCGCGTCCGGGTTCCTCCGCGCGATCCACTTCCTCGAGAAGCACTGGGAACGTCTGTGCCGGGACATCCGCACCGGCGAGCTGGACGCGGAGATCACAGACCGTGCCATGCGCGCCGCCGTCGGCCGGGTGCTCCGCCCAGACCCGGCCCTCGCCGACGCGATCGAGGACGCGTGCAAGAGGTCGTCGTGGAAGGGCGTGATCCGGAGGGTGTGGCCCAACACCAAGTACATAGACGTCATCGTCACGGGAGCCATGGCCCAATACATCCCTACCCTCGACTACTACGGCGGCGGCCTGCCTCTGGCGTGCACTATGTACGCCTCCAGTGAGTGCTATTTCGGTCTAAATCTGAACCCGATCTGCAGTCCAGCCGACGTCGCCTACACGCTGATCCCGACAATGTGCTACTTCGAGTTCCTCCCCGTCCAGTCCggcagcagcgccgccgccggcgagccgGACCACCGGGACCTCGTCAACCTCGTCGACGTGAAGCTCGGCAAGGAGTACGAGCTCGTCGTCACCACCTACTCCGGCCTGTACCGCTACCGCGTGGGCGACGTGCTCCGGGTGGCGGGGTTCAAGAACGCGGCGCCCATGTTCAACTTCCTGCGGCGGAAGAACGTGGCGCTGAGCGTCGATGCGGACAAGACGGACGAGGCGGAGCTCCATGCCGCCGTGAGCAGCGCCGTGCAGCACCTGGAGCCGTTCGGCGCGTCGCTCGTGGAGTACACGAGCTACGCCGACGCGAGCACCATCCCGGGCCACTACGTGCTCTTCTGGGAGCTCCGCGCGGGCGGCGGGTCCACGACCCCCGTGCCGGCGTTCGTGTTCGAGGACTGCTGCCTCGCCGTGGAAGAGTCGCTGAACAGCGTGTACCGGCAATGCCGCGCCGCCGACCGCTCCATCGGGCCCCTCGAGATCCGCGTCGTCTCCGAGGGCACGTTCGACAAGCTGATGGACCTCGCGCTGAGCCGCGGCGCCTCGATCAACCAGTACAAGGCGCCGCGGTGTGTGCGTCCGGGCCAGGTGGTGGAGCTGCTCGACGGCAGGGTGGAGGGGAGGTACTTCAGCCCCAAGTGCCCCAAGTGGAGCCCCGGGAACGCGCAGTGGACCGGCGGCCATGGCAAGACGCTGAGCACCAGTTAG